A part of Mustela erminea isolate mMusErm1 chromosome 9, mMusErm1.Pri, whole genome shotgun sequence genomic DNA contains:
- the LOC116600082 gene encoding olfactory receptor 56A3-like, which produces MIAHPNSTNSTEVSDFLLNCLVRSPSWNFWLSLFLSFLFLLAMGANGVLLVTIRLEVSLHEPMYYLLSILSLLDIVVCLTVIPKVLAIFWFDLKSISFYACFLQMYIMNCFLAMESCTFMVMAYDRYVAICHPLRYPSVITDQFVAKASVFILARNGILTVPIPILSSRLNYCGRNVIENCICASMSVSKLSCDDITINRLYQFAVGWTLLGSDLILIFLSYSLILRAVLKLKAEGAVAKALSTCGSHFILILFFSTILLVFVLTLVVKKKVSPDVPVLLNVLHHVIFSALNPIVYGVRTQEIKQGIQRLLKKVW; this is translated from the coding sequence ATGATAGCACACCCAAACAGCACCAACTCCACTGAGGTTTCAGACTTCCTCCTGAATTGTTTGGTCAGGTCCCCCAGCTGGAACTTCTGGTTGTCCCTgttcctcagcttcctcttcctcctggccaTGGGGGCCAATGGTGTTCTCCTGGTCACCATCCGGCTGGAGGTCTCTCTGCATGAGCCCATGTACTACCTACTCAGCATTCTCTCCCTGTTGGACATTGTGGTCTGCCTCACTGTCATCCCCAAAGTCCTTGCCATCTTTTGGTTTGACCTCAAGTCCATCAGCTTCTATGCCTGCTTCCTCCAGATGTACATCATGAATTGCTTCCTTGCCATGGAGTCTTGCACTTTCATGgtcatggcctatgaccgctatgtggccatttgCCACCCACTGAGGTACCCATCTGTAATCACTGACCAATTTGTAGCCAAggcttctgtttttattttggccaGAAATGGTATTTTAACAGTGCCTATCCCCATTCTATCATCCCGACTCAATTACTGTGGGAGAAATGTCATTGAGAACTGTATCTGTGCCAGTATGTCAGTCTCCAAGCTCTCCTGTGATGATATCACCATCAATCGCCTCTACCAGTTTGCTGTAGGCTGGACACTACTAGGATCTGATCTCATCCTCATCTTCCTCTCCTACAGCCTCATCCTTCGAGCTGTGCTGAAACTCAAGGCAGAGGGTGCTGTGGCCAAGGCCCTGAGCACTTGTGGCTCCCATTTCATTCTTATCCTCTTCTTCAGCACCATCCTTCTGGTCTTTGTGCTCACTCTTGTGGTGAAGAAGAAGGTCTCCCCTGATGTGCCAGTCTTGCTCAATGTTCTCCACCATGTCATCTTCTCAGCTCTCAACCCCATTGTTTATGGAGTGCGAACCCAGGAGATCAAGCAAGGAATACAGAGGTTACTAAAGAAAGTGTGGTAG